The Haloplanus salinarum genome includes a region encoding these proteins:
- the gfcR gene encoding transcriptional regulator GfcR has translation MKNVDDLIESAGELSERGFSKGEIADELNVSRETARWLVERTGGAGPSAPPAPTDAGGPHDIHVDWSAIGRDSARLTYVAKAMADLLSKQGDAVDLTVGIEKAGGPLATVVAQELDTDVAAYAPRKHQWEEGDLGEFEGTFSRNFADIRDRACYVVDDTITSGTTMTETVEAIRERGGEPVACVVLVDKQGTDAIDGVPVYSLVQAIRVGDDT, from the coding sequence ATGAAGAACGTCGACGACCTCATCGAGAGCGCGGGGGAACTGTCCGAGCGCGGTTTCTCGAAGGGCGAAATCGCCGACGAGTTGAACGTCTCCCGGGAGACGGCCAGGTGGCTCGTCGAGCGGACGGGCGGCGCCGGCCCGTCGGCGCCGCCGGCGCCCACCGACGCCGGCGGCCCACACGACATCCACGTCGACTGGAGCGCCATCGGGCGCGACTCGGCCCGGCTGACCTACGTCGCGAAGGCGATGGCCGACCTCCTCTCGAAGCAGGGCGACGCGGTCGACCTGACGGTCGGTATCGAGAAGGCCGGCGGCCCGCTGGCGACGGTCGTCGCCCAGGAACTCGACACGGACGTCGCGGCGTACGCCCCCCGGAAACACCAGTGGGAGGAAGGCGACCTCGGGGAGTTCGAGGGAACGTTCTCCCGGAACTTCGCGGACATCCGCGACCGGGCGTGTTACGTCGTCGACGACACCATCACCAGCGGGACGACCATGACCGAGACGGTCGAGGCGATCCGCGAACGGGGCGGCGAACCGGTGGCCTGCGTCGTCCTCGTCGACAAGCAGGGGACCGACGCCATCGACGGCGTACCGGTCTACTCGCTGGTGCAGGCGATCCGCGTCGGCGACGACACATGA
- a CDS encoding MoaD/ThiS family protein: MEVHFDFFGPMREAVGRKRVTRTFDEAPTVGAALESLRESFDGLDDYLRATDGSRRATVTVDGRNVRQLDGDGTVLSDGAVVRLAPPVVGG, from the coding sequence ATGGAGGTTCACTTCGACTTCTTCGGCCCGATGCGGGAGGCCGTCGGCCGCAAGCGCGTCACCCGCACGTTCGACGAGGCGCCGACCGTCGGCGCGGCGCTGGAATCGCTCCGCGAGTCGTTCGACGGACTGGACGACTACCTCCGGGCGACGGACGGCTCCCGGCGGGCGACGGTGACCGTCGACGGCCGGAACGTCCGGCAACTGGACGGCGACGGGACGGTCCTTTCGGACGGCGCCGTGGTGCGGCTCGCGCCGCCGGTCGTCGGGGGTTAG
- a CDS encoding glucose 1-dehydrogenase, giving the protein MRAIGIESGGDRPRLFDVDRPEPAPGEVLVRTLRVGVDGTDHEVIAGDHGGFPADEERLVLGHEAVGVVVDPTTTDFERGDVVTPMVRRPPPGGTNAYFERAEPDMAPPSACVERGIDGAHGFMSEYFTSPAPFLIPVPEAHAAWGFLAEPISVLEKALDLARVSRSSFTWEPETALVLGNGALGLLAVALLAPEMDVYCLGRRDRPDPTIDLLESLDATYVDARETPVGKVPTAHEPVDLVVEATGAPRHAVESVDALAPNGVAALLGLPGSQELTVDAGRFHEDLVMHNKAVVGSVNAGPTHFHAAVDRLETLPAWFFDRYVTDLVPVDRFEAAFGPDTTIKAAVEFDTV; this is encoded by the coding sequence ATGCGAGCCATCGGCATCGAGTCCGGCGGCGACCGACCGCGACTGTTCGACGTGGACCGCCCGGAGCCGGCGCCGGGCGAGGTGCTCGTTCGGACGCTCCGGGTCGGCGTCGACGGGACCGACCACGAGGTGATCGCCGGCGATCACGGCGGCTTCCCCGCCGACGAGGAGCGACTCGTCCTCGGGCACGAGGCGGTCGGCGTCGTCGTGGATCCCACCACCACCGACTTCGAGCGCGGCGACGTCGTGACCCCGATGGTGCGTCGGCCCCCGCCCGGCGGAACCAACGCCTACTTCGAGCGCGCCGAACCCGACATGGCCCCGCCGTCGGCGTGTGTCGAGCGGGGTATCGACGGCGCACACGGCTTCATGAGCGAGTACTTCACGAGTCCCGCGCCGTTCCTGATTCCGGTCCCCGAGGCCCACGCGGCGTGGGGCTTTCTGGCCGAGCCGATCAGTGTTCTGGAGAAGGCACTCGACCTGGCGCGGGTGTCCCGGTCGTCGTTCACCTGGGAGCCCGAGACGGCGCTGGTGCTCGGCAACGGCGCGCTCGGCCTGCTGGCGGTCGCCCTCCTCGCCCCCGAGATGGACGTCTACTGTCTGGGCCGGCGCGACCGTCCCGATCCGACGATCGACCTCCTCGAGTCGCTGGACGCGACCTACGTCGACGCCCGCGAGACGCCGGTCGGGAAGGTGCCGACCGCTCACGAGCCGGTCGACCTGGTCGTCGAAGCGACGGGCGCGCCACGACACGCGGTCGAGTCGGTCGACGCGCTCGCCCCCAACGGCGTCGCCGCGCTGCTCGGTCTCCCCGGCTCCCAGGAACTCACCGTCGACGCCGGGCGGTTCCACGAGGACCTCGTGATGCACAACAAGGCGGTCGTCGGGAGCGTCAACGCCGGGCCCACCCATTTCCACGCGGCCGTCGACCGGCTCGAGACGCTCCCCGCGTGGTTCTTCGATCGGTACGTGACCGACCTCGTGCCGGTCGATCGGTTCGAGGCGGCGTTCGGTCCCGACACGACGATAAAGGCGGCCGTGGAGTTCGATACCGTATGA
- the trmB gene encoding HTH-type sugar sensing transcriptional regulator TrmB translates to MTDDDLRRTLAAVGETFDLGEYEIEAYVTVLEHGQLTAAEVAERTDIPQPRVYDTVRSLADHGFVEVHESRPMRIVAVDPTEAFDDVRTTLADLVEALERRYTAPSRGTEAASLVKSRPTILRYLEDVITAAEYELLVSLTPDLFSRFEDALAERRAEGVAVDLLLSPAAEVPGADAYDYTDVASSVRARRGVTTPVAAVADGEYSIYTAREAVGSGPAGYGVVFNRSELGSLVSGFLNTVVWGSATTLVERTDDRPSPRRYASLRRCVNDLGDRNGPHHVTVRGRDVETGEPRTVEGRIVDVAGDRSRMTASLTVRTDDGDVAVGGQAAAFEDVEATELVVARDEPPGR, encoded by the coding sequence GTGACGGACGACGACCTGCGCCGGACGCTCGCCGCCGTGGGGGAGACGTTCGACCTCGGGGAGTACGAGATCGAGGCGTACGTGACGGTGCTCGAACACGGGCAGTTGACGGCGGCCGAGGTCGCCGAGCGGACCGACATCCCCCAGCCACGCGTCTACGACACCGTGCGGAGCCTGGCCGATCACGGCTTCGTGGAGGTACACGAGTCCCGGCCGATGCGGATCGTGGCGGTCGACCCGACGGAGGCGTTCGACGACGTGCGGACGACCCTCGCCGACCTGGTGGAGGCGCTCGAACGCCGGTACACCGCCCCCAGCCGCGGCACCGAGGCGGCGTCGCTCGTCAAGTCCCGGCCGACGATCCTCCGATATCTGGAGGACGTGATCACGGCCGCGGAGTACGAACTGCTGGTCTCGCTGACGCCCGACCTCTTCTCGCGGTTCGAGGACGCACTCGCCGAGCGACGCGCCGAGGGCGTCGCCGTCGACCTCCTGCTCTCGCCGGCCGCCGAGGTTCCCGGGGCCGACGCGTACGACTACACGGACGTGGCGTCGAGCGTCCGCGCCCGACGGGGCGTGACGACGCCGGTCGCCGCCGTCGCCGACGGCGAGTACTCAATCTACACTGCGCGCGAGGCGGTCGGATCCGGCCCGGCGGGGTACGGCGTCGTGTTCAACCGCTCGGAGCTGGGGTCGCTGGTGTCGGGATTCCTGAACACCGTCGTCTGGGGGTCGGCCACGACGCTGGTCGAACGGACCGACGACCGCCCCTCCCCGCGGCGGTACGCCTCGCTCCGGCGCTGTGTCAACGACCTTGGCGACCGGAACGGTCCCCACCACGTCACGGTCCGGGGGCGGGACGTGGAGACGGGCGAGCCACGGACCGTCGAGGGCCGGATCGTCGACGTCGCCGGCGACCGCAGCCGGATGACCGCGTCGCTCACGGTCCGCACCGACGACGGCGACGTCGCCGTCGGCGGCCAGGCCGCGGCCTTCGAGGACGTCGAGGCGACCGAACTCGTCGTGGCGCGGGACGAACCGCCGGGTCGCTGA
- the kdgK1 gene encoding bifunctional 2-dehydro-3-deoxygluconokinase/2-dehydro-3-deoxygalactonokinase produces MSELVTFGETMLRLTPPRGHRLSRVDRLDVHVGGAESNVAVGAANLGVEAAWASLLPATDLGERIAYALRGEGVEPLVTWTETGRVGTYYFERGGMPRGRDVIYDREGAPIREATPADAPLDRIRDAEVFFTTGITPALSEGLAETTGTLLETARDAGVTTAFDVNHRDKLWTPETARETLAGLFPSVDVLFVAERDAREVLALDGDAERMARDLAAEYGFETVVVTLGEEGAIAVHDGTVSRQGTFPADTVDPLGSGDAFASGFLAERLDGTPVPDAMAYGAATAALKRTVEGDMARVSPAEVRALVEEGGKTDIER; encoded by the coding sequence ATGTCGGAACTCGTCACGTTCGGCGAAACGATGCTGCGTCTCACGCCGCCCCGGGGCCACCGGCTCTCGCGTGTCGACCGCCTCGACGTCCACGTCGGCGGCGCCGAGAGCAACGTCGCGGTGGGGGCCGCCAACCTCGGCGTCGAGGCGGCGTGGGCGTCGCTGTTGCCCGCGACCGACCTGGGCGAGCGAATCGCCTACGCGCTCCGCGGCGAGGGGGTCGAACCCCTGGTCACGTGGACGGAGACGGGTCGCGTCGGCACCTACTACTTCGAGCGCGGGGGGATGCCCCGCGGCCGCGACGTCATCTACGACCGCGAGGGGGCGCCGATCAGGGAGGCCACGCCCGCCGACGCGCCCCTCGACCGGATCCGCGACGCCGAGGTGTTTTTCACCACGGGCATCACGCCGGCGCTCTCCGAGGGTCTGGCTGAGACGACCGGCACCCTCCTCGAGACGGCGCGGGACGCCGGCGTCACGACCGCCTTCGACGTCAACCACCGGGACAAACTGTGGACCCCGGAGACGGCCCGGGAGACGCTCGCCGGCCTGTTCCCGTCGGTCGACGTCCTGTTCGTCGCCGAACGTGACGCCCGCGAGGTGCTCGCGCTCGACGGCGACGCCGAGCGGATGGCCCGCGACCTGGCCGCCGAGTACGGCTTCGAGACGGTGGTCGTCACGCTCGGCGAGGAGGGCGCCATCGCCGTCCACGACGGGACCGTCAGCCGGCAGGGGACGTTCCCGGCCGACACCGTCGACCCGCTCGGCTCCGGCGACGCCTTCGCCAGCGGCTTCCTCGCCGAACGGCTGGACGGCACTCCCGTCCCCGACGCGATGGCCTACGGGGCGGCGACCGCCGCCCTGAAGCGGACCGTCGAGGGCGACATGGCCCGCGTCTCGCCGGCGGAGGTTCGCGCCCTCGTCGAGGAGGGCGGGAAGACGGACATCGAACGCTGA
- a CDS encoding HAD family hydrolase encodes MERYDQLYRLYEEFDTERLRSYREFVDLFPPVDSPVALEHWRSAAEELRAMREEIRSAYAAGGETFAELASLATREQAFTGLDLHSAYGRAVNVLVLDVDETLRSAGRTDNEIPRETLHLLTRFHDAGVPIVICTGQTLENVKGFLIQGLGNELVHSGSVSVVYEAGTGVFTPGHGARTKRLLYEELDDDIQTTFREIRSRVLSAAPERLRHGCHLQGNEFNVTLKPNFETGSDRAREVIDEGLVYLLDLLEEAVANVADVDVEPNGWARVHYAAADPEIDRVLAASDARPDADATAVPGPLSALFERIDVAYYEADAAEVGSRELNKVVGVEAALDVLGVDDPFALVMGDSKSDLRVMEWVDEHDAGVAAAPDHASADVLDHVRSTDDLVFDRGDAAEMLRTVLALDRIAELE; translated from the coding sequence ATGGAACGCTACGACCAACTGTACCGGCTGTACGAGGAGTTCGACACGGAGCGACTGCGCAGTTACCGGGAGTTCGTCGACCTGTTTCCCCCGGTCGACTCGCCGGTCGCCCTCGAACACTGGCGGAGCGCCGCGGAGGAGCTCCGTGCGATGCGGGAGGAGATCAGGTCCGCGTACGCGGCCGGCGGGGAGACGTTCGCGGAACTGGCGAGCCTCGCGACCCGGGAGCAGGCCTTCACCGGCCTCGACCTCCACTCGGCGTACGGGCGGGCGGTGAACGTCCTCGTCCTCGACGTCGACGAGACGCTCCGCTCGGCCGGCCGCACCGACAACGAGATTCCGCGGGAGACGCTCCACCTCCTCACCCGGTTTCACGACGCGGGCGTCCCCATCGTCATCTGCACGGGCCAGACCCTGGAGAACGTCAAGGGCTTTCTCATCCAGGGGTTGGGGAACGAACTCGTCCACTCGGGGTCGGTGAGCGTCGTCTACGAGGCCGGGACGGGCGTGTTCACGCCCGGGCACGGCGCCCGGACGAAGCGATTGCTCTACGAGGAACTCGACGACGACATCCAAACGACGTTCCGGGAGATCCGATCCCGGGTCCTCTCGGCGGCCCCCGAACGCCTCCGCCACGGCTGTCACCTCCAGGGCAACGAGTTCAACGTCACGCTCAAGCCGAACTTCGAGACCGGAAGCGACCGGGCCCGCGAGGTGATCGACGAGGGACTGGTCTACCTCCTCGACCTGCTGGAGGAGGCCGTCGCGAACGTCGCCGACGTGGACGTCGAGCCGAACGGGTGGGCGCGGGTCCACTACGCCGCGGCGGACCCGGAGATCGATCGGGTGCTCGCGGCGAGCGACGCACGACCCGACGCGGACGCGACGGCCGTCCCGGGGCCGCTGTCGGCGCTCTTCGAGCGGATCGACGTGGCCTACTACGAGGCCGACGCGGCCGAGGTCGGCAGTCGCGAACTCAACAAGGTCGTCGGCGTCGAGGCCGCGCTCGACGTCCTCGGCGTCGACGACCCGTTCGCGCTCGTGATGGGCGACAGCAAGAGCGATCTGCGGGTGATGGAGTGGGTCGACGAACACGACGCGGGCGTCGCCGCCGCGCCGGACCACGCCTCGGCCGACGTGCTCGATCACGTCCGCTCGACCGACGACCTCGTGTTCGACCGCGGCGACGCCGCCGAGATGCTCCGGACGGTCCTCGCGCTCGACCGCATCGCCGAACTCGAGTGA
- a CDS encoding MoaD/ThiS family protein yields the protein MRVDVRCYGEVAAAVDDGDGPRTLDGGATVADLLAALDIGDASSFTGGLVVLVNGSHADADATLSDGDTVALSQSPMRE from the coding sequence ATGCGCGTCGACGTTCGGTGTTACGGCGAGGTGGCGGCGGCAGTCGACGACGGCGACGGCCCGCGTACCCTCGATGGGGGCGCGACGGTCGCCGACCTGCTCGCGGCTCTCGATATCGGCGACGCGTCGTCGTTCACCGGCGGGCTGGTCGTGCTGGTGAACGGGAGCCACGCCGACGCGGACGCGACGCTCTCCGACGGGGACACCGTCGCGCTGTCGCAGTCGCCGATGCGGGAGTGA
- a CDS encoding aldehyde ferredoxin oxidoreductase family protein yields MNHAKGPLLSIDVGTQEATAVDVTTELSSFVGGRGLCTKLAHDRIPFDADPFGPENRIYFATGPLQQSGMSFTGRMNCTGLSPLTDGLLSTNAGGYLSRNFVATGHPAVEITGASDELLVLHVTDEGVEFAEAPELAGATVPEVTEYVKRERDLDAENIACIGPAGENRVRFACVMTYESRAFGRGGMGAVLGSKNVKAITFEGDSEPDVALPEDVQQEVHSAAATSDDLMRRQGTTGGTEFINDNFSLPTRYFEKYHFEDAGEIGGDAVEEKKYKKGSCSMCAFACKLPTRDEATGLETEGPEFETVFSFGSNCEVGDIVDVMQSNELCDVYGLDTISCGNAVAAYLAAEDEFGNADLIHETIERIATREGVGDLLAEGVSRAADELGVRNYTVKDMEFAAHDGRVLYGQALSYAVANRGGDHMYSTTLRVEYDGEVDPETLEGKPELVMRRENHAAFRDSGIVCAFAGGTDHVTEETLEALFECDYEELQEVGARTVELERHFNNERGMDREADTLPYDIPGMEEAVEEYYDLRGWNPDGTVSDDVVAEYAATRSSTAD; encoded by the coding sequence ATGAATCACGCGAAGGGACCACTGCTCAGCATCGACGTCGGAACACAGGAGGCGACGGCCGTCGACGTCACGACGGAACTGTCGTCGTTCGTCGGGGGACGGGGACTCTGTACGAAACTGGCACACGACCGGATCCCGTTCGACGCCGACCCGTTCGGGCCGGAGAACCGGATCTACTTCGCGACCGGCCCGCTCCAGCAGTCGGGGATGTCGTTCACCGGACGGATGAACTGCACGGGCCTCTCGCCGCTGACCGACGGCCTCCTGTCGACGAACGCCGGGGGGTACCTCTCGCGGAACTTCGTCGCGACGGGCCATCCGGCCGTCGAGATCACCGGCGCGTCCGACGAACTCCTCGTCCTCCACGTGACCGACGAGGGCGTCGAGTTCGCCGAAGCGCCGGAGCTGGCGGGTGCGACGGTACCCGAAGTGACCGAATACGTCAAGCGCGAGCGGGACCTCGACGCCGAGAACATCGCCTGCATCGGCCCGGCGGGGGAGAACCGCGTCCGCTTTGCCTGCGTGATGACCTACGAGAGTCGCGCGTTCGGTCGGGGCGGGATGGGGGCGGTCCTCGGCTCGAAGAACGTCAAGGCCATCACCTTCGAGGGGGACAGCGAACCCGACGTGGCCCTGCCGGAGGACGTCCAGCAGGAGGTCCACAGCGCGGCGGCCACCTCCGACGACCTGATGCGCCGGCAGGGAACCACCGGCGGCACGGAGTTCATCAACGACAACTTCTCCTTGCCGACGCGGTACTTCGAGAAGTACCACTTCGAAGACGCCGGGGAGATCGGCGGCGACGCCGTCGAGGAGAAGAAATACAAGAAGGGGTCGTGTTCGATGTGTGCCTTCGCCTGCAAGCTCCCGACCCGCGACGAGGCGACGGGGCTGGAGACGGAGGGCCCCGAGTTCGAGACGGTGTTCTCCTTCGGGAGCAACTGCGAAGTCGGCGACATCGTCGACGTGATGCAGTCGAACGAGCTCTGTGACGTCTATGGGCTGGACACCATCTCCTGTGGCAACGCCGTCGCCGCGTACCTCGCCGCCGAGGACGAGTTCGGCAACGCCGACCTGATCCACGAGACGATCGAACGGATCGCCACCCGCGAGGGGGTCGGCGACCTCCTCGCCGAAGGCGTCTCCCGCGCGGCCGACGAACTCGGCGTCCGGAACTACACGGTCAAGGACATGGAGTTCGCCGCCCACGACGGCCGCGTCCTCTACGGGCAGGCGCTCAGCTACGCCGTCGCGAACCGCGGCGGCGACCACATGTACTCCACCACCCTCCGCGTGGAGTACGACGGCGAGGTCGACCCCGAGACCCTGGAGGGCAAGCCGGAGCTCGTGATGCGCCGCGAGAACCACGCCGCCTTCCGCGACTCGGGGATCGTCTGTGCGTTCGCCGGCGGCACCGACCACGTGACCGAGGAGACACTGGAGGCGCTCTTCGAGTGTGACTACGAGGAACTCCAGGAGGTCGGCGCCCGGACGGTCGAACTCGAACGACACTTCAACAACGAGCGCGGGATGGACCGCGAGGCCGACACCCTCCCCTACGACATCCCCGGGATGGAGGAGGCGGTCGAGGAGTATTACGACCTCCGCGGCTGGAACCCGGACGGCACCGTCTCCGACGACGTCGTCGCCGAGTACGCCGCCACCCGGTCGTCGACGGCGGACTAA
- a CDS encoding dihydrodipicolinate synthase family protein, protein MTDSAPNPGTGDPLDLRGVVPPTVTAFDDDGAVDHDATAAHARFVVDGGARAVFPLGTNGEFPLLTGDERRAVVETVVDAVDVPVIAGVGAESTRETVANAEHAAATGADGVVVVTPYYYPLDGDAAVEHYRAVAEAVDVPVYVYHIPSKTGNELSLATLGRLATLDGVAGVKDSSKDVPWLAQAIDAHPELTFLAGSDSLLFTGLAVGCAGMVSAVANVFPQLVVDLYDAYDAGRESEARRLQSRVFAVRSALKRGPYMAGVKTALSLRDLEFDVGGLRAPLRTMDDDERAALRSELRELDVL, encoded by the coding sequence ATGACGGACTCAGCGCCGAATCCGGGGACGGGGGACCCGCTCGACCTTCGTGGCGTCGTCCCGCCGACGGTGACGGCCTTCGACGACGACGGGGCCGTGGATCACGACGCGACCGCCGCACACGCACGGTTCGTCGTCGACGGCGGGGCCCGCGCGGTCTTTCCCCTGGGGACGAACGGCGAGTTCCCGCTGTTGACCGGCGACGAGCGTCGGGCCGTCGTCGAGACGGTAGTGGACGCCGTCGACGTGCCCGTCATCGCGGGCGTGGGCGCCGAGAGCACACGGGAGACGGTCGCCAACGCCGAGCACGCGGCGGCGACCGGCGCCGACGGCGTCGTCGTCGTCACGCCGTACTACTACCCGCTGGACGGCGACGCCGCGGTCGAGCATTACCGGGCGGTCGCCGAGGCGGTCGACGTCCCGGTGTACGTCTACCACATCCCGAGCAAGACGGGCAACGAACTGTCGCTCGCGACCCTCGGCCGCCTCGCGACCCTCGACGGCGTCGCCGGCGTCAAGGACTCCTCGAAGGACGTCCCCTGGCTCGCACAGGCCATCGATGCCCACCCAGAGTTGACCTTCCTCGCGGGGTCGGATTCGCTTCTGTTCACGGGACTTGCGGTCGGCTGTGCGGGGATGGTGAGCGCCGTCGCCAACGTCTTCCCCCAACTCGTCGTCGACCTGTACGACGCCTACGACGCGGGCAGGGAGTCGGAGGCACGACGCCTCCAGTCGCGGGTGTTCGCCGTCAGGTCGGCGCTGAAACGCGGGCCGTACATGGCCGGGGTGAAGACCGCGCTGTCGCTGCGTGACCTCGAGTTCGACGTCGGCGGCCTCCGGGCCCCGCTCCGGACGATGGACGACGACGAGCGGGCGGCGCTCCGGTCCGAACTCCGCGAACTCGACGTGCTGTAG